GTCGTCAAACTTATTGTTGTCGCCTTTGGTGAGCAGCAGCTGCGTGGTGTTGCTGGTGGGTAATGTCAGTCTTTATAATGACACTCGGAACGTTGGACAGACGAAATATGCGACTCTATGACACGATGGACGATGGGTATATGACTTCCAGGTCTATACAGCTCATATCAGACACACTGCGCTTCGTTCAAGATGCAACTTACATCTTGTATACTGTAATATCTCCAATTTCGTAGGGTACTTCAGGATTCGTCAAGAATAGTATATCCCCCCGATAAAAGGCTGGTTCCATGGATCCTCTGACGAACGTCAAACTCAGCTCGTGAGGACACATGAGCTTACGATAAGACAACGACGATAGGAGACTCGGAGTTTGTAAACAGACATAAACCTTTCCACATTATCAATCCAGAGGCTATGACGGTAAGAAAGCTGAGGGCCTGGAACAGTGTCTGCCAACCGGCCGTCAGAAAACGCCCATGTATACGCAGCTTACTCCTTGGACGCCGAGTTTCTTTAATTTTGCTATTTCTTCTGAAAACATGGTGGTTGTCTAAAGGTGAGTTTTGTCAAGTTGAGAGATGAGTATTTAAACGAGTTGGAAGTTTCCCACGGATGCATCTCTTTGATTTGTCTACGTTTTGAATCACAACATTTCTCAAAGCATCTTTATGCCTCCAAGTTATCGTATTAAGGCTTTTTCGCAGACGCTGTTCAAGAAAGCTCCCAAGTTGTTCAATATGCAAACACCAGACAAGCCCTCGGCTACAGGGGCAATGACTCCTGACGCAATTGCGAACCAGCTCTCAAAACTAGACCTCCCAGCACCTTCAAATCTCAGACTGGCTATTATGAACGATGTTTCCTCGCCGGTTTTGGACTCGCCATTTTCTCCAATCTCAGCTGTGACGGATGGTACAGGCGATTTGTCAGGCCCCGAGCCAGAGGCCATTGTACAAGCCAGGAACAAAAACCGCTCTGAATCCATGTCTGAACAACTCTCAGCTCGCCTTGCTCAAATGGAATTACCCCAGCCAGAGAGAATTTTTGGACCGGAAGAAGGCGGGAGTGTAGCTgcgagagaagaaaatggcGGGAAACAGGGTGTGAGTGCGGAGGATTGGGACAAGGTGAAGCTTGAGGACGAAGTACCAGAGGCTGTCAAGGAGCCTGTAAGAATGGCACATTCTAGACATGCTAGCAGAGCGTAAGTCAGAATCTTGGATCATTTCTGATTCAAATTAGGGAGGTTGCAACACCAAAAGAACCTACAATCCAGGAAGATTCCGAGCCCAGGGCTGTCAAGGAACAAAAGATTACACCCTTTGATGTCGAGGCTGCTGTTGATGCGGATGGTAAAGTGCTTGCCATGTGAGTTTAAAAAACATGCGTGGCCATGCTCTTACCATTTTTAGTGATTATGAAAAGGTTACCAAGCGATTCGGTGCTTCCCTCATTACCCAGCAAATGTTGGAGCGGTTTGAAAAACTCACAGGTCGAAAACCACATCCTTTGCTCAGGCGTGGGACGTTTTACTCGCACAGGTGGGTGTTGTGGTGTATTGCGTGTCTATGGCTCAAAGATATGACAGAGACTTTAATATGATACTCGACCGATATGAGAAAGGCCAACCTTTCTATCTCTACACTGGTCGAGGACCAAGCAGCGACTCGATGCACATGGGTCACCTCATCCCCTTTATGTTCACTGCGTACGTCATTCTTTACTCATATACAATGACCTCTTACATCTATCTAGCTATTTGCAACGCATATTCAATGTTCCTCTTGTCATTCAAGTTACCGACGACGAAAAGTATCTCCTTGAACGCGACGCCAAGAAACAGCAAGAACTTATGAAGAAGGTCAAGGCTAAGAAGCCCATAGATTTGCTCAGACATTACAAGAAAATGGGTCAAGAAAACATAAAAGACATCATTGCATGTGGTGTCATTCCAGAGAAgacatttatcttttcagaCTTGAACAACGTAGGAGGAACCTTTTATGAAAACGTTACTTTAATCGCCAAGACCATTACCCTTTCTCAAAGTAGGAATATTTTTGGATTCGCCGACTCGTACGTGCTTTCATATTTTTATAGTTTTACTGATAGATTTACAGTGACAATGTCGGTATGTTCCATTTTGCGGCAGTCCAAGCCACTCCATCTTTCTGTAATTCTTTCCCTCAAATCTTTGGTACTCGCGATGATATTCCCGCTTTAATCCCTTGTGCAATTGATCAAGATCCTTACGTATGTCCCGTACGTAGAGATACGTTCTAACACTTGATAGTTTCTTCTCACTCGAGATTCGGCCGACCGGCTGGGCTACAAGAAGCCCGCCCTCCTTCATGCCAAATTCCTCCCCGCCCTTCAAGGCGCTGGTACCAAGATGTCGGCTTCCAAGGACCATACAGCGATCTTCATGACTGACGATGCTAAAAAAATTGCCAAGAAAATCATTTCTCACGCCTTCTCAGGCGGCGGCGCAAGTAAGCAAGACCATGAGAAATATGGCGGAAATCCAGATGTGGACATAGCTTATCAGTATTTGAGCTTctttgaggaagatgacgacaagatggagagattgGCAAAAGAATACAGAGCGGGCACGCTGAGTACGcgagagatgaaggaggCTTGTATCGAGAAACTTCAGCAGGTCGTCGCGGACTTTCAAAAGAACCGGAATGCAGTTACAGATGAGGTGGTAGCTTATTACCAAGACCCTACGAGAAGGATTGATCCACGCCCCATACCAAGGGAAATTGCAGAGTCTGCACCAGTCGCTGCTATTCCAGGAGTCTCCACGATATAGAGCAACGAGgggatgaagaaattcaaTCACAATGTCATATATATGCATGGTATGTTTTCATCTGTACTGATAACTGGGCGTTTTAAAACAACCAAAGTGACGAATTGTACTGAAAACCTGAACAATTTCGTCTCTATTTCTCAAGTTGCCAAGCTGCAAACGGATTAGAACTGTTGATGATTCCTTCATCAATTCACATTACCGATCTATGTGAACTGGTTTGAATGTAACATGCTTTCTTGGGATAAAGACGGCAAGGAAAATTGAATAAGTCTACAGGCGGATAGGGAATGAGCAAAGGGCCACATAAAGAAACAGTCAAAAAACTTCTCTTCAAATCAACCGTAGGTAAAACAATAAACCATTAACCTAATAATACTCTGGTGCGATTGCTTCGACAGAGAACCTGTAATGTTTCTGCTTCTATAAATGattcaaaagtcaagaccAGTTGATTCGAAAGAGACAAGACATGTCATAATGTCAACTAGAGAAATGCATCCATGATAACCTAGTGGATGGGATCGTTTTTAAGCTGAGGTCAACGTATAGGCAATCAAGAGAAATAACAATGAATGTTTAGTCAAGCAAACCCAAAGTGGTAACAATGATACAAGCAGGAAAACCAAGAACTACAACAAAAGTATGGAACCAAAGTCTTTGTCAAGTAATGAGCCTTTTCACAGTTTATATTTGAAGAAACAACCAAAAAAAACGAAAAACAGTTTGCATTACCACATGATTACAAATGTGTGATGATGAACAGTTGTTCAAAAATGCACTGAAAAAAACAGGGCACGGCAGGATTCGAACCCGCGACCGCTAGATGACTCCAGTTCTCGACCTCGAAGTCTAGAATGCTACCACTGCAACACACGCCcattatcttttatttaGGTCCTATCTCAGTTATGACTTTGCAATATAATCCAACTACACTCTGTTCTAATCATTTGGTGGTTCTAAGAAATATCTCTTAAGCTTGTACACAATCAAACAAAGTAACATTGTTTTGCTACTTGAAGAAACTACCCGCTGGTTGGTCCCCCTTCACCCTCCCTTCTCGATAGTGCAAGGCTATTTCAATAACCAATCAAAAGCCATGATGCCAACTTACAGAGGTCCACACGGCAAGCGAGAATCTCCCTATCTTCTTATTACCATCCGTGTAAGATTTGTTAATAAACTGCTTCAGAGCACGCTTTAATGAAGCTGTCAAAGTTGGGAGGCTTCTACCGATTTGCAGACCTTACTCCTACAGATGCATGCCTACACATACAGTTGAGTCGTCATAACCTTCGCATTCCTTAGACATTAGACGAAACTTGAcgttgaagagaaatctGATAATGATAAAAGCAATTACACTTGTAGGTTATGAAGATTGAAAATTAAACAATTTTTAACTCTATTTGCTTCCGTCGGCGACTCAAACCGAGTCAATTTGATTTTAACATGATCCTGGTTTTATAAATTAGATGTTTGGTTGGTTTTTTTAATAACAACAGGTCAAAGGCAATCTCAGGCTCAAACAAAAAAGCAATCGCCATGATATCAAACGTAAAGAGGATCTCCCAGTCAAAAAGATGTTTATTATCACAATCATCTTGTAGTACCTCTGCCATCTACAAAAGTTCCCGCTCAGTTGCAACTTCATCTCGTATAATTGGTGGACCAAGTCATCCAGAAATTGACGACAGCTACAAGCAATTCATAACGAGCGGCGATATGGGTATGGGTGTAAGCTTAAAGGGTAATGGGGATTTTAGGATACAGCGAGATACTCTTGATCAAGTCGGACCCATCAGTGGACAGTTAAACCGGCAAAAAGCAGAGATTGATGATTTTTCGGTGTTTGCctcttttcaaaatgagGAATTGATCATTGACAAGCCTCCAGCAGAGTCGCgggaaaaagacagagCTGGATATAATGGAATTGATAGGGATGAGAGGAGAAGTCCGGCGGCTTTGCTGGGAAGCAAAAGGATAGGAATGGTGGTCTTGCCAGAGGAAATGCAAAAGGGCATTCAGCAACAGATAGAATGTAAGTGTATCTGACTGTTGTTTATATTTACTTCTGCGCATGTATTGAGCCTGCGTCACAGTACTCGATAATCCTCGTGAACTTCGAAAATCATACCTAGCCCTTCCCAACACCTTTTCTGTAGCTCAAGGCAAACCAGAGCGAAGAGAAGGTCGATCACCGGAAATGGAGGTAGCGAAAGCCTCTGCGATCCTTCCTGGAGAGTACGGCGTGGTAAAGAACGTATTGAAGGAACTGGAAAAGCGACTGGGTCGCGAATGGTTGGATGATGTGAGCAAAGGCGGGATTCTAGAGATATCATCTAGTTTGGGATCAGGATTATGGTATGCCGGCTTATGGTAATATCTCGTAGCAGGACTGATCTCTTCAGGGCTGTTCTGGACGTATATGGCTTGCTTCCGTCATCTCGTATacattggaaagaaggacaGGTTCCATTGAAGTACTTTCTTGTACATCCGTCAAAAGAAGGTCTTGGCTTAATAAGAAAAATAACCGAAGGTTAGCACATTAGACAATTTGATTCAATTGGCTCACAATTTGTATAGTTGCACTAAAAGGGCTGACTGATATACGATTTGAGCGAAAACTTCCTAATGATGCTACTCCATCCATGGTCCTCTCCACGTTTCATTTAACGTCTATTCCGTCGGTTTCTGCTCAGCAACTACATCTTCGTCAATTGCTTTCCATGTCTTCACAATACGTCATCTTGATTGAACGCTCTACACCCCAGGGTTGGGCTGCTATATCGCAGGCTcgctctttcttcctctctaAATCAAATAACGAAGAGCCATTGCATATTGTGGCGCCTTGTCCGCATGATGGAGCTTGTCCTCTGGTAGGTACAAAAGACGTATGTGGGTTCAGTCAGAGATTACAGCGACCAACTTTCTTGAGAAAGACTAAACACTCAACtagaggagaagaagaaaaaggttaTTGTTATCTGGTCATCGCAAAAGGAGCAAGGCCTACAATTGAACTTTTTGGGACTACAGATGTTGAAATTAGTCGGACTGAAGATCTGATCGCCGCtggaagaatgggaaaGGTAGGGCGCGAGGCTGCTGAGAAGGCGCTCTTTAAGTCACAAGAACGTTCTACAATACAGGAAGTCGAAGGGCCTGAAAAGATACTCGAAGTCATTCATCTCCATGGCTCTCAATCAGattcatctttggaagaagctcTACTCCAAGTCGATAAAAAAGTGCTGGAGAATAGCTTAAAGCGAGAGGCATACAGTTGGCCTAGATTAGTTGCCCCTCCcataaagagaaaaggccATGTAACTATGGATGCCTGCTGCTCCGATGGTGAGTTTCAGATTTTTAGCCTTTGACTCAAAACTTACATTCTCCGCAGGAAACATTCAACGGATCACTTTTGCTAAATCGCACTCCAAACAAGGTTATCATGATGCTCGCAAATCCTCATGGGGTGATATCATCCCCCACACTCCGAAATCTAAACCTATCGTCCGGACCCGCGGAGTTCGAAGGCTTATAAAGAACAGAAATGAGGGCAACGAAGACGAAATTTTGAGAGAGATAATGGCCGCAAGcctggaagaagaaatggatcCTCAAACAATAATTAACCAGTCAGATAATCTCAAAGAGCTAGAATTAATGGGAATCGAAATTCCTCAAGCGCAAATtggcaaggaaaaaggaatTGAGAGAAACGATGTGACGACATGGAGTTCGAGCAAAGAGTCGCCCTTCTCCACCGGTCAACGTAGAGAGCTCAGTACAAGGACCTTTATCAAAAGAACctcatcttgttcatctcAACTCATGGCTTTTCAAACAAGATACATGTCTGCCCGCCCTAAAGCACCCGTCAAGTCCAAAActactctttcttctttactTTCGCTTGCTAAGTCTAACACTCCTATCAGTGTCCTCACAGCGTACGATTATCCTACAGCTCTGCTTTCCGAGATATGCGATGTTGATATGACTCTTGTTGGTGATTCGCTCTCCCAAGTTGCCCTCGGGTATGAAAGTACTACATCAATAACTCTTGATGAGATGATACATCATGCTCGTGCCGTTAGAAGAGGCGCCAAGACGCCGTTTGTATTTGTCGATATGCCCTTTGGTAGCTTTGAATCATCCGTTGATCAAGGAGTCAAAAACGTTGTTCGGATGATCAAAGAAGGCGGAATCGATGGagtcaagattgaaggtGGCCTCGAAATTGTTCCACTTGTCAAACGTTTATCGTCTGTTGGTATTCCCGTTATGCCTCACCTAGGGCTCCGCCCTCAACGGGCTACAGCACTTTCAGGCTATATTGTGCAAGGTCGTACAGCTATCGCCGCCTATGAAATCCTCCAAACCGCTCGCGCACTGGCAGACGCCGGtgcttttgcctttctGTTAGAGGCTTTGCCAGAAAAGGTCGCGAGTATTATAACAGGGGAAATGATAGAGAAGGGAGTATTCACGATTGGTATTGGGGCTGGAAAGTGGACGAATGGGCAAGTCTTGGTGATAACAGACCTTTTGGGGTTCTATCCAGATGACTCTACTGCTGAAGAAACATTACCCATCATCGCTGGGGATATCCAATCATCCTCAACCCCGCGAGATTTAGTTAAGCCTCTTCATGCTCCTCGGTTTGTCAGGCAATTTGTCTCTGTTGGTCAAGAAATGCGACGAGGTGTGAGAGAGTACGTTCAGGctgtcaaagaaaagtcatttCCTGACGAAAAGGAAACCTatgggatgaagaaggaacaGTGGGTTGAGTTCTTGAGATTaattgaacaagaaaaagggcAGAACTAGTGAAGCTTGTCGCTGAATTGTTACTACGTATTCATTACACATACTCTTCAATCATTCTATCATGCTTTAGTTGGTATCCACATATACATTTACATAGAATATTACTCAGTGTTGCCAAGCGTCTCTATAATCCAACTTGTACTTGTGACCACTACTTGTTCATGCCAGCGCCAATTATAATGTACGTATATGTTTATAAAACGTGAGAGATACAACAGCTATGTGTAATCCTTATATTCATTCAATATCTACTATCTTCTCCCCTTTCCTCTCccctttcctcttcctcttcctctctccctcttctttcctcgATATGACGATCCTTCGCCGTTACTATCTTTAGGACAATTGCTGGCCCAATGTCCTGCTTGATGGCATTTGTAACATTCTGAGAACAAGTAAATCAATGACTATCCGTTTTTAAAACTGGcaaagttgaagagagCATACCTCCCATAGGGCCGCCTTCTCTACGCTCTCCTCCACAGACCTTCGAACCGAAGTTCGAGAAATTGGCGTTGGGATCGTCTTGCCACTGAAAGAAACCGCATCTCGCTTTAGGATTATTTGGACAGGCCCTGCgttatcatcaacatcataATTCGATTGTGTAGTTTAAAACTGGATCGCTGAGATACATACCAaaattttcttcctttatTTGTTCCGTCTTTTGATACGGTAGCAATCACAGCTTCAAGTCCACATTTACATTCGACATGCTCGCTATCGTCCTTGTCATTTCGGCACTACACTGCTGTGTCAGCAAGCGTTGATAAGGCAACAAGATGTTGTGCACCATTAAGCGTTGTCTTTTGGACGAAAGGAAATCGTTGGTGGAACGATTGGATCCAACGTCATCATTCTCCCATTCCTACGAAAGAGCTCGTTTCGTTAGTGTTCTTCCTTAACCGGACATCTCGTGAACGACGCACGAAGAACCCGCATTGTTCGCCCTGGGGCTTTGAGCACGTCCAAAACTTTTTTCCCTTATGAATAGAATCGGCTTTGTTGACGACACGAGATATTGCAGGCAACAAGCATTTACACTGTTTTCCTGCAAGCTCATCTATAGAGAATTCTTGTGCTTAGCAAGGGCAATTTAATAGAGTGTGACGAGGAGCTTTACCGAATGTAGGAGACCTGATCCTTCGAGCAACCGCAGGTGCAGCAGCTCCTCGGCCTCGTACTGATCGGCTTCTACTAATGCCGCGAGCTCGAATCGCACCGCCCCCTCTTGGTGgaccatcatcatcctcatcatcgtTGCcgtttccttttcctcccCTGTCGCTAGTGGCTCGGCCTCTTCTGCCCCTTGTACCCCTTGTACCTCTTGTACCTCTTGCTGCGGCTCTGAGagcttcttgttcttcccCTTCACCTTGCAAATAACTGAGAACACTCTAGGATATGTGTCAGCGCACAAACACCTGCTTTTACACGATAAAATAGCAACTCACGTTGATGACAATATGAAACTCTCTTCTGGCTTTAACGAAAACTTCTTTGTACTCATCCAATGTCTGTTCCGATATTCCTTCTTTCGATCGAACTCCGTCGCAAATTAGTTGCATCCTGTGTTCGGTCTTTGTTGAGACCGACCGGACTTTGTTAACCAGACTGTACTTTTGTCGAACCACAGGTCTCGCCTCAGAATGTCAACTCACCTCTCGGCGTAAGTGTGGCTTTGATAACGATCTGTCGAACTCAATAGCGTTGAAGCCCTTAACAAGCCCAATCCcaagagaagatggtaCAAGATATTTATTTCGAGCTTCTTGCCGTTCCGTGACGTAGGAACGTTCTATAATTTTTGCGATATGTTCGGCTATGGTTGCATCCGTCCCTACACTTTCGTCAGATATACACAAATTGCTAATATTTGTTAACGCATTACCAATTCCATTCTTATCCATCAAGCCAACCAAATCAGCTTCAGTAAGCAAATTGGGTTTAGTAGTCGTCCCCTCCTTTAGCTCGACAATATCGGGCACAAATAgctctccttcttgaaaGTCCGGCAGAGTACGAGCTGCCCATTTGTCATACGGATACACTTCAAGATAGTTTCGTGCAAGCACTATGAGGCCcgaaattgaaaaagattcCCCAGCAATCTCAATGTCAACTGTAGTCGTTTTGCCTTCTGCATTCTTTGAGCAATTTGCTAGAAAACGGCGCGTAACGAATTCATAAACTCGCTTTTCATCACCTTCCAAGTTCCCCACAAAATTGGTTGGATGGATGGGCGGATGGGCTTTATCAtttttcttgccatttCTAGGTTTTTGAAATCCACCGTCCAAGAGACGCTGAGAATACTCGCCCCAATTTGACGAATGTGTTTGCTTGCGGAGAAGAGACTGaaaatcaaattcaaaatcatATTGATCTGTTTCGGTACGTGGGTAGGAAAGAAATCCTTTTTGATACAGTTTTTCAGCTAGCTAAATCATGTATCAGAAAGCCGTTCCAATGTTGCGAATTTACATACGTCCAAGACTTTTTTGGGTGTCATGTGTAGTAATCTGGAGCCGGACTGTTGTAGCTCTACCGTTGTGAGTGGTAACGGTTTCCTTTTAGCTTGTCAGTCTTCAATGTCTGGCACTTTGAGAGCAAATCCTACCATTTCGTCGTTGGTTTACTCTCCACTTTTGTGACAATGGCCTCTCCTGTTTCCACAACTTGCTCATATAACACGGCTGCCATCTCTagatcaaaaagatgtCCTCTACTCCACTTAAACTCCACTACGCTCCTCTCCCCGTCTTCATGCTCTCTCTCTAACGCGACATGCACATACCAGAATGTTTCAGGCACAAAAGCTTGCACGCGATTGTATTGTTCAACTACAAACCCCAAGGTCGGAAACTGACATGGGCCATATGAGATGACTTGCTCGGACAACTCCGCTATGCGGGGTTGGAGAGAAAGGGTTATGAGACGGGTAAAGGCTGAGCCAATCCTGAGATCCAGAGATATCCGGGTTGATACTGCATCGGCTTGGAGTAAATCTAGAGCATTGGCTTGACTAGCGGCTTGGTGGATTTGACTGTGCTGATCTCAGCTGAGTCAACAAAATGACGAGACCTACGCAGGAATGATGGCACTAAATCTTGCCCGTTTGACAAGTATCCCTCTGTTAACCTTCCTACAGACCTCCACAACTTCACTGCCGATATGTTCACCTTCCCGATCACAATCAGTCCATATCATCAATACATCTGCCCGGCGAGCCtcattttgaagattttgCTCGACGGCTTTCAGCGCGGGAGGGATGAAGTTGACGATTGGGGCTTCAAAGAGAGCAAAGGGTTCACAAGCTGACCATTTGCGATAGTTATCGTGAAAATCCTATTTACCAATCAGCTTTTTCCAATTGGCACGACATGATTCGTACGCTAGAAGTTAGATGCCCGAGCACAGCAGTAACAGTAAAATTGGCACCCCTGCCATCACCAAGAGGAAGCGGCAGGTCATATACAAAATCATAGTTTCGAATGTATTGATGATTGCTATTCCGCTATTCGAGTAATTAGTCAGTCCCACCCATGATATATCAACACTCACCGTGTCCCATCTCCCACCAGACAATATTTCTGTGATACTCTTGGCAATACTGGGCTTTTCTGCGACGCATAATACCCTCATTACGCTGCCACATTACTTTGCCCTTTTTGATATATGCCGTGATGAAATTAGGTGGCAAGAGATGTaagaatgttgaagaacGAGGGATGGATAGGCATGCGGAtgactggcacgcctaattaTATAGCTTTTTGTCTAGTCGTAGAGAAACTTTTATTATCGTTTTGATACTCTCTCTTATATA
The sequence above is a segment of the Cryptococcus depauperatus CBS 7841 chromosome 5, complete sequence genome. Coding sequences within it:
- a CDS encoding signal peptidase I gives rise to the protein MFSEEIAKLKKLGVQGTLFQALSFLTVIASGLIMWKGLCLFTNSESPIVVVLSGSMEPAFYRGDILFLTNPEVPYEIGDITVYKIPGSHIPIVHRVIESHISNTTQLLLTKGDNNKFDDISLYQGMEWIERQHVIGKVRGFLPYVGYVTIAMNDFPKLKYGLLGSVAMYLLINGDL
- a CDS encoding tryptophan-tRNA ligase, whose protein sequence is MPPSYRIKAFSQTLFKKAPKLFNMQTPDKPSATGAMTPDAIANQLSKLDLPAPSNLRLAIMNDVSSPVLDSPFSPISAVTDGTGDLSGPEPEAIVQARNKNRSESMSEQLSARLAQMELPQPERIFGPEEGGSVAAREENGGKQGVSAEDWDKVKLEDEVPEAVKEPNLGSFLIQIREVATPKEPTIQEDSEPRAVKEQKITPFDVEAAVDADGKVLAIDYEKVTKRFGASLITQQMLERFEKLTGRKPHPLLRRGTFYSHRDFNMILDRYEKGQPFYLYTGRGPSSDSMHMGHLIPFMFTAYLQRIFNVPLVIQVTDDEKYLLERDAKKQQELMKKVKAKKPIDLLRHYKKMGQENIKDIIACGVIPEKTFIFSDLNNVGGTFYENVTLIAKTITLSQSRNIFGFADSDNVGMFHFAAVQATPSFCNSFPQIFGTRDDIPALIPCAIDQDPYKPALLHAKFLPALQGAGTKMSASKDHTAIFMTDDAKKIAKKIISHAFSGGGASKQDHEKYGGNPDVDIAYQYLSFFEEDDDKMERLAKEYRAGTLSTREMKEACIEKLQQVVADFQKNRNAVTDEVVAYYQDPTRRIDPRPIPREIAESAPVAAIPGVSTI
- a CDS encoding 3-methyl-2-oxobutanoate hydroxymethyltransferase, whose translation is MGMGVSLKGNGDFRIQRDTLDQVGPISGQLNRQKAEIDDFSVFASFQNEELIIDKPPAESREKDRAGYNGIDRDERRSPAALLGSKRIGMVVLPEEMQKGIQQQIELLDNPRELRKSYLALPNTFSVAQGKPERREGRSPEMEVAKASAILPGEYGVVKNVLKELEKRLGREWLDDVSKGGILEISSSLGSGLWAVLDVYGLLPSSRIHWKEGQVPLKYFLVHPSKEGLGLIRKITEVALKGLTDIRFERKLPNDATPSMVLSTFHLTSIPSVSAQQLHLRQLLSMSSQYVILIERSTPQGWAAISQARSFFLSKSNNEEPLHIVAPCPHDGACPLVGTKDVCGFSQRLQRPTFLRKTKHSTRGEEEKGYCYLVIAKGARPTIELFGTTDVEISRTEDLIAAGRMGKVGREAAEKALFKSQERSTIQEVEGPEKILEVIHLHGSQSDSSLEEALLQVDKKVLENSLKREAYSWPRLVAPPIKRKGHVTMDACCSDGNIQRITFAKSHSKQGYHDARKSSWGDIIPHTPKSKPIVRTRGVRRLIKNRNEGNEDEILREIMAASLEEEMDPQTIINQSDNLKELELMGIEIPQAQIGKEKGIERNDVTTWSSSKESPFSTGQRRELSTRTFIKRTSSCSSQLMAFQTRYMSARPKAPVKSKTTLSSLLSLAKSNTPISVLTAYDYPTALLSEICDVDMTLVGDSLSQVALGYESTTSITLDEMIHHARAVRRGAKTPFVFVDMPFGSFESSVDQGVKNVVRMIKEGGIDGVKIEGGLEIVPLVKRLSSVGIPVMPHLGLRPQRATALSGYIVQGRTAIAAYEILQTARALADAGAFAFLLEALPEKVASIITGEMIEKGVFTIGIGAGKWTNGQVLVITDLLGFYPDDSTAEETLPIIAGDIQSSSTPRDLVKPLHAPRFVRQFVSVGQEMRRGVREYVQAVKEKSFPDEKETYGMKKEQWVEFLRLIEQEKGQN